In Edaphobacter paludis, a single window of DNA contains:
- a CDS encoding aldose epimerase family protein, translated as MPTSLQQDLFGVLPSGERVYRFILKNEWLEVSLMTFGAAILALRTPDVGGRLENVVLGGGELADYLAPNKAYFGAVCGRYANRIAGASVCIDGVKHPLSANEGYDTTLHGGKDGFDARIWSARIVEQNGVAMTLESPDGDQGFPGNLTATITYTLEESSLRLGYECSADQATVVNLTNHAYFNLAGEGNGVILGHLLRLGATRYLPLDERYIPVGDLANVEGTPFDFITERAIGERIREPHAQLLLNRGYNHTYVVQGEPGMLRFAATVRDPLSGRVLTVQTTEAGIHLYTAGFLDGSHLSASGRPYVADSGFCLETQRFPDSPHHCSFPSTLLRPGETYQSETLYEFSVMTTR; from the coding sequence ATGCCCACCTCTCTGCAGCAGGATTTGTTCGGCGTTCTACCCTCAGGGGAACGAGTTTATCGATTCATATTGAAGAACGAATGGCTCGAAGTCTCACTAATGACCTTCGGAGCTGCCATTCTCGCTCTTCGGACGCCGGATGTAGGGGGGAGGCTGGAGAATGTGGTTCTGGGGGGAGGTGAGTTGGCGGATTATCTGGCGCCAAACAAAGCATACTTCGGCGCCGTATGTGGGAGGTACGCCAACCGCATCGCCGGAGCGTCCGTCTGTATTGACGGCGTGAAACATCCATTATCTGCAAATGAAGGGTACGACACTACGCTACATGGGGGAAAGGACGGCTTCGATGCCCGCATTTGGAGCGCCCGGATCGTGGAACAAAATGGGGTCGCTATGACTCTGGAAAGCCCCGATGGCGATCAGGGCTTTCCAGGAAACCTGACAGCTACGATAACCTATACCCTTGAAGAATCGTCACTGCGTCTTGGCTACGAATGCAGCGCCGATCAAGCCACGGTCGTGAATCTGACCAATCATGCGTACTTCAATCTGGCTGGAGAGGGGAACGGGGTAATCTTGGGCCATCTGCTTCGACTAGGCGCGACTCGATACCTGCCGTTAGATGAGAGATACATTCCGGTCGGTGACTTAGCAAATGTAGAAGGGACGCCATTCGACTTCATAACAGAAAGAGCGATTGGCGAAAGAATCCGCGAGCCACACGCCCAGTTGCTTCTGAATCGGGGCTACAACCATACCTACGTGGTACAGGGGGAGCCTGGCATGCTCAGGTTTGCGGCAACCGTGCGCGATCCACTCTCAGGTAGAGTGCTGACAGTGCAAACGACTGAGGCTGGGATTCATCTTTACACCGCAGGCTTTTTGGACGGCTCGCATTTAAGTGCCTCAGGAAGGCCATATGTTGCGGACTCGGGCTTCTGTCTGGAGACGCAGCGATTTCCTGATAGTCCACACCATTGCAGCTTTCCGTCGACGCTGTTGAGGCCAGGTGAGACCTACCAGAGCGAGACCTTGTATGAATTTTCCGTGATGACCACCAGATGA
- a CDS encoding carboxypeptidase regulatory-like domain-containing protein, with product MAQVDQGAVTGVVTDSTGAAIANAKVILNATDTGLALERETNGNGIYTFSPVKIGKYSVSATAPGFTTTTRENLVVDIQARISVNLTLKLGSVSDTVTVSTAPPLLETQTGAVGQVVTAKEINDTPLNGRNWVYIAQLTAGVAPPFGGTRGSGKGDFVANGQRAEQNNFILDGVDNNTNLVDFLNGSTYVQRPPPDALAEFNLQTSNYSAEFGHSAGAVMNASIKSGTNNIHGDIWEYFRSDKLNAKNWNALTIPEFHQNQFGATLGFPVWKDKLFYFGDIEVNRVVVGNTGTYTVPTALMRQGNFSELLNPTLTGQNQAVVLYQPGTGGTALLACNGQQNVFCASQINAVAKNILNLYPMPNANGNKTYNNYIINTNKNDNTVQWDQRMDYNIAHKDQLYGRFSYVHEIVLNTLPLGPVLDGSPYGGEHDTNLAENGMFSETHTFGPTTVNEFRFGYNWGQFSFLQPNATNYTLAASLGLGNVPASPYEGGLPQGNVSNLSTWGSQGTSTESQNVYQILDNLTKTMGNHSLKMGVALENIRFYYTYAQNPRGSYTFSGNYTSLPGTSYTGYGVADFLADQMKTAYLTNAPGVHDQNWYDSGYVQDDWRVTSKLALNLGVRYDWYEPYRESRDRQSNFVVTGSEPGHGTALYQLPSSAQKYALSAPFLALLAKDNVAVQYVNNARLVSSQYTNFAPRVGFSYSLDPKTVIRGGFGIFYGGLQSEGNTNLGTNYPFSLTYSVPTPTCAVGNCPAIPYTLESGLPVLTTSSSPSQPGFHASDLNMKTPYTENYSLSFQRALTSNLVASIAYVGNESRHLSTYWAPNSSQVLLRSGVSTLPYQAFPDLGGTGQIQYTGFSDYNSLQAKLEKRFSRGLTFLTTYTWAHAMDDSSSAGGLSSGIGVRSYFLLGIPSEYTNSTYDVRNRYTLNGNYELPFGQGRAHLNSSRLLDVVIGGWSASATFAAQSGTPFSVGPSNSTAAGGSARAVRIRDPFSPGGSGANCSASVRTRTHYYNPCAFTDPLPGNLICPVGTRVGTVVAGVACTYAGPIADPKTALAFLGGKQNQVYGPGYWRADMSLFKNFITVREQYLQFRVDGFNVFNHPTWANPSTANTSASAGLITSPKTFQANTPDARFLQLSAKYIF from the coding sequence ATGGCGCAGGTTGATCAGGGCGCTGTTACGGGCGTTGTCACCGACAGCACGGGTGCAGCCATCGCCAATGCGAAGGTAATCCTCAACGCTACGGACACAGGGTTGGCGCTGGAGCGAGAGACGAACGGCAACGGCATCTATACCTTCTCGCCAGTAAAAATCGGCAAGTATAGCGTGAGCGCGACGGCCCCAGGGTTTACTACTACAACTCGTGAGAACCTGGTGGTGGATATCCAGGCTCGTATCAGTGTCAACCTCACGCTGAAGCTAGGTTCTGTTTCCGATACGGTAACGGTCTCGACAGCGCCTCCGTTACTTGAGACGCAGACGGGTGCTGTCGGCCAAGTGGTCACCGCGAAGGAGATCAATGATACGCCGCTGAATGGACGGAACTGGGTTTACATCGCACAGCTCACAGCCGGTGTGGCACCTCCATTTGGAGGAACGCGCGGCTCGGGGAAAGGCGACTTCGTAGCAAACGGACAACGCGCCGAGCAGAACAACTTCATCCTCGATGGCGTGGACAACAATACGAACCTGGTGGATTTTTTGAACGGATCGACCTATGTGCAACGCCCTCCGCCGGATGCTTTGGCCGAATTCAACTTGCAGACTAGCAATTACAGTGCGGAGTTTGGACACTCTGCGGGCGCCGTGATGAATGCCAGCATCAAGTCGGGAACGAACAACATTCACGGTGATATTTGGGAGTACTTCCGCAGCGATAAACTCAACGCGAAGAACTGGAATGCCCTCACGATTCCCGAGTTTCATCAGAATCAGTTTGGAGCGACGCTCGGATTTCCTGTGTGGAAAGACAAGCTTTTCTACTTCGGCGATATTGAGGTTAACCGCGTTGTGGTCGGCAATACCGGGACCTATACTGTGCCAACAGCACTGATGCGTCAGGGCAACTTTTCGGAATTGCTAAACCCGACACTCACGGGCCAGAATCAGGCCGTTGTGCTCTATCAGCCAGGAACTGGCGGCACGGCGCTCCTCGCCTGCAATGGTCAGCAGAATGTCTTCTGTGCCAGTCAGATAAACGCCGTGGCGAAAAACATTCTGAATCTATATCCCATGCCCAACGCGAACGGCAACAAAACCTATAACAACTACATTATCAACACCAATAAGAACGACAATACGGTCCAGTGGGACCAGCGTATGGATTACAACATCGCCCACAAAGACCAGCTCTATGGCCGGTTCAGTTACGTTCATGAGATCGTTCTGAACACACTGCCGCTCGGTCCAGTTCTGGACGGCAGCCCATATGGAGGAGAGCATGATACGAATCTCGCAGAGAATGGCATGTTCAGCGAGACGCACACATTCGGCCCAACGACCGTCAATGAGTTCCGCTTCGGTTACAACTGGGGTCAGTTCAGCTTTCTGCAGCCCAACGCAACGAACTATACGCTTGCGGCTTCCCTGGGGCTCGGCAACGTTCCAGCATCGCCGTACGAAGGTGGACTTCCGCAAGGTAACGTGAGCAATCTAAGCACGTGGGGTTCGCAAGGAACATCGACCGAATCGCAGAATGTGTATCAGATACTCGATAACCTGACTAAGACGATGGGTAACCACTCGCTAAAAATGGGGGTGGCGCTGGAAAACATCCGGTTCTATTACACCTATGCACAAAACCCTCGCGGATCTTATACCTTTAGCGGCAATTACACGAGCCTTCCTGGAACGAGCTACACCGGCTACGGTGTTGCAGACTTTCTGGCAGACCAGATGAAGACAGCCTACCTGACGAATGCACCTGGTGTTCACGATCAAAACTGGTATGACTCTGGTTACGTGCAGGATGACTGGCGTGTGACGTCCAAGCTGGCTTTAAATCTAGGTGTGCGCTACGACTGGTATGAGCCGTATCGCGAATCCCGAGACAGACAATCTAACTTTGTTGTGACGGGAAGCGAGCCCGGACACGGTACTGCTCTCTATCAGCTCCCGAGTTCGGCACAGAAGTACGCACTGAGCGCGCCGTTCCTGGCATTGCTTGCCAAGGACAACGTGGCAGTACAGTACGTCAACAACGCGCGGCTGGTGAGCTCTCAGTACACCAACTTCGCTCCTCGAGTGGGCTTCTCTTATTCGCTCGATCCGAAGACTGTGATCCGCGGTGGTTTCGGCATCTTCTACGGCGGCTTGCAGAGCGAGGGAAATACTAACTTGGGCACAAACTACCCGTTCTCGCTGACTTACTCCGTTCCTACTCCGACCTGCGCCGTAGGCAATTGCCCCGCAATTCCTTACACGCTGGAGAGTGGATTGCCGGTACTGACGACCTCAAGTTCTCCATCGCAGCCAGGCTTCCACGCCTCGGACCTGAATATGAAGACTCCGTATACGGAGAATTACAGCCTGTCGTTCCAGCGAGCGCTAACGTCGAACCTGGTGGCGTCGATCGCATACGTTGGGAACGAGTCCCGTCACCTGTCAACTTACTGGGCTCCGAACTCTTCTCAGGTCTTGCTTCGTAGTGGTGTGAGTACCTTGCCATACCAAGCTTTCCCAGACCTTGGGGGAACTGGCCAGATCCAATATACCGGCTTCAGCGATTACAACTCACTCCAGGCGAAATTGGAAAAGCGGTTCTCGCGTGGCTTGACTTTTCTGACCACCTATACCTGGGCTCATGCAATGGACGACTCAAGCTCCGCTGGCGGCCTATCAAGCGGAATCGGGGTGCGTTCGTATTTCCTGCTGGGCATTCCATCGGAATATACGAACTCCACATATGACGTCCGCAACCGTTACACGTTGAACGGCAACTATGAGTTGCCGTTCGGACAGGGCCGAGCGCATTTGAACAGTTCACGCTTGCTCGACGTAGTTATTGGCGGATGGTCCGCCAGCGCGACCTTTGCGGCACAGTCGGGAACCCCGTTTTCGGTAGGTCCAAGTAACAGTACCGCAGCTGGAGGAAGCGCCCGTGCCGTCCGCATACGTGATCCCTTTTCTCCCGGTGGGTCGGGGGCAAACTGCTCCGCTTCGGTCCGCACACGTACCCACTATTACAACCCGTGCGCCTTTACGGATCCACTGCCCGGCAATTTAATCTGCCCGGTTGGTACCCGTGTGGGCACGGTAGTGGCAGGAGTAGCTTGCACGTATGCCGGTCCTATCGCAGACCCGAAAACTGCGCTCGCCTTCCTTGGAGGCAAGCAAAATCAGGTTTATGGTCCAGGTTACTGGCGTGCGGATATGTCGCTCTTCAAGAATTTCATTACCGTCCGAGAACAGTACCTGCAATTTCGTGTGGACGGCTTCAACGTGTTCAATCATCCGACATGGGCTAACCCGTCGACCGCGAATACGAGCGCGTCGGCCGGTCTGATCACCTCACCGAAGACGTTTCAGGCCAACACGCCGGATGCGCGCTTCCTGCAACTCTCCGCGAAATATATTTTCTAG
- a CDS encoding DUF5107 domain-containing protein, translating to MMTGSTETQKDSESAKLTLPTAPPSETEAVKAWNEPVVLRTYNPAPPDPNPLFLEKRVYQGSSGRVYPLPVIDRIETEAIDQEWEAVHLENQYLRLMVLPQIGGRIHVGVDKRNGYDFFYRQNVIKPALVGLAGPWISGGVEFNWPQHHRPATYMPVEVEIERSADGSITIWCSDHDPMTRMKGMHGIRLRPGRAYVEVRVRLYNRTTDTQTFLWWANVATHVHEKYQSFFPKDVRVVADHAKRATTQFPLSQGTYYGVNYGERAKHGVPTEEMPSCFVPDGSYEPNDLSWYSNIPVPTSYMIAGSRGDFAGGYDHKRAAGLVHFSNHHIAPGKKQWTWGNHNFGYAWDRSLTDADGPYVELMAGAYTDNQPDFSFLAPGETKTFSQYWYPIREIGVPDLANLDAALHVEKTPAGILLHLEVTSELRNLCLRVREASKEIDRWEGDLSPAEPLHHAVAKLCDPYDLEVILERDGEVLLRYAPAEIEPAEDPVVATEPPLPDAVSSSDELFLIGLHLEQYRHPTRSPDAYWREALCRDAGDSRANHAMGRWHMRRGEFELAEKYLRNAIARLTERNPNPYDGEPHYNLGLTLCYQGQMSKSYDAFYKSTWNAAWRGPAYHRLAEIDCSRQQWNLALDHIECSLRAEADNLNARNLKTILLQKLGREVEAREILRETRKLDPLDIFSRWLLSRHNPEDPQQRLDLAFDLERCGLLEEAVELMTAPHLEKIDGTEPLLHYAAAHFLQKLKRPQEAAEQYRKAAAAPSQYVFPSRLEEMLLLQEATERNPSDSRAAYFLGNLLYDRRRHAEAMAQWSRAAELDPQFPTVWRNLGFGYFNAMHNPSSAVHAFERARALAPQDARILYEYDQLLKRTGAGLKQRLKMLQQNAALVKKRDDLSVELASLLNSVGEPGIALGILLDRHFQPWEGGEGQVLTQYVRAHLLIAQRALQQGDFRGALEQLKQAEAPPTTLSEAKHLLMNMSMVDYFAGVAEAGVGNTHAAAERWERAAKSQGDFQHMQVQDVSENTFWSAMALTRLAREDEAKMLFAKIAEHGRQLILEEPKIDYFATSLPAMLLFEEDLRRGQKLRAQFLQAQALIGSNGAMREEGLKVLEEILYEDNSNTGAIDLFKLFGR from the coding sequence ATGATGACAGGTAGTACGGAAACTCAAAAAGACAGCGAGTCGGCCAAGCTTACGCTGCCCACAGCGCCACCCTCTGAGACTGAAGCAGTCAAAGCATGGAATGAGCCAGTCGTGCTGCGCACCTATAATCCCGCTCCCCCTGATCCGAATCCTTTGTTTCTCGAAAAGCGCGTTTACCAAGGGAGCAGTGGCCGCGTGTATCCACTGCCTGTGATTGATCGAATCGAAACAGAGGCGATAGACCAGGAGTGGGAGGCGGTTCATCTGGAGAATCAATATCTGCGGTTGATGGTACTTCCGCAGATCGGTGGTCGCATCCATGTCGGCGTGGACAAGCGTAACGGTTACGACTTCTTCTATCGGCAGAACGTCATTAAACCTGCACTTGTTGGTCTTGCGGGGCCGTGGATTTCGGGAGGCGTTGAGTTCAACTGGCCACAGCACCACCGGCCTGCGACTTACATGCCGGTCGAGGTGGAAATAGAAAGATCGGCAGACGGTTCTATAACCATCTGGTGCAGTGACCATGACCCGATGACGCGCATGAAAGGGATGCACGGCATCCGTCTGCGTCCGGGACGGGCGTATGTCGAAGTTCGCGTGCGCCTGTACAACCGGACTACCGATACGCAGACGTTCCTATGGTGGGCGAATGTAGCTACGCATGTGCACGAAAAATATCAATCGTTTTTCCCGAAGGATGTCCGTGTCGTGGCCGACCATGCGAAACGTGCCACCACGCAGTTCCCGCTCAGCCAGGGGACTTATTATGGTGTGAATTATGGAGAACGCGCGAAGCACGGAGTTCCCACAGAAGAAATGCCGTCCTGTTTCGTCCCAGATGGAAGCTACGAACCGAACGACCTTAGCTGGTATTCAAATATTCCGGTTCCGACAAGCTATATGATCGCGGGTTCACGCGGCGATTTTGCCGGCGGGTATGATCACAAACGCGCCGCCGGGCTGGTGCACTTTTCGAATCATCATATTGCTCCGGGGAAAAAACAGTGGACGTGGGGCAACCACAACTTTGGATATGCGTGGGATCGTAGCCTGACTGATGCGGATGGACCGTACGTGGAGTTAATGGCAGGCGCGTATACCGACAATCAACCGGACTTCTCGTTCCTTGCGCCCGGAGAGACGAAAACGTTCAGCCAGTACTGGTATCCGATCCGCGAGATAGGCGTTCCGGACCTGGCAAATCTCGATGCCGCGCTGCATGTCGAAAAAACGCCGGCAGGTATTCTGCTTCACCTCGAAGTGACGAGCGAGTTGCGCAATCTGTGCCTGCGGGTCCGCGAAGCTAGCAAAGAGATCGATCGCTGGGAGGGTGACCTGTCTCCTGCGGAACCGCTACATCATGCCGTTGCGAAGCTGTGCGATCCATATGATCTGGAAGTAATTTTGGAACGTGATGGAGAGGTGCTGCTGCGTTATGCGCCGGCTGAAATTGAACCTGCAGAAGATCCTGTTGTGGCCACGGAGCCTCCGCTTCCCGACGCTGTGTCCAGCAGCGATGAGTTATTCCTGATAGGTTTGCATCTCGAACAATACCGGCATCCGACGCGTTCTCCGGATGCGTACTGGAGAGAGGCTCTGTGCCGCGATGCAGGTGATAGTAGGGCTAATCACGCCATGGGCCGATGGCATATGCGGCGCGGCGAGTTTGAACTGGCAGAAAAGTACCTTCGCAATGCCATCGCGCGTCTGACCGAACGAAATCCAAATCCGTACGATGGCGAACCGCACTACAACCTCGGCCTTACACTCTGCTACCAGGGGCAGATGTCCAAGTCGTATGACGCTTTCTACAAATCGACGTGGAATGCAGCGTGGCGTGGACCGGCCTACCACCGGCTTGCCGAAATTGACTGTTCACGACAGCAGTGGAATCTTGCACTGGATCATATTGAATGTTCTCTACGTGCTGAAGCCGACAACTTGAATGCACGAAATTTGAAGACGATCTTGCTGCAGAAGTTGGGTCGAGAGGTAGAGGCTAGGGAGATACTGCGGGAGACGCGTAAGCTCGACCCGCTCGATATTTTCAGTCGCTGGCTACTATCGCGGCACAATCCGGAGGATCCGCAACAACGGCTCGATCTCGCTTTTGACCTTGAGCGCTGTGGTCTGTTAGAGGAAGCGGTTGAGTTGATGACTGCACCGCACCTCGAGAAGATTGATGGAACCGAGCCTCTGCTCCATTATGCGGCAGCACATTTCCTGCAAAAGCTGAAGCGTCCACAAGAGGCCGCGGAACAATATCGCAAAGCTGCGGCTGCGCCCTCGCAATACGTATTTCCTAGCAGATTGGAGGAAATGCTGTTGCTGCAGGAAGCAACGGAGCGGAACCCGTCTGATTCGCGAGCGGCCTATTTCCTGGGCAATTTGCTCTATGATCGCCGACGCCATGCTGAAGCCATGGCGCAATGGAGCCGCGCGGCAGAACTCGATCCCCAGTTCCCGACTGTGTGGCGCAATCTGGGGTTTGGCTATTTCAATGCGATGCACAACCCGAGTTCGGCAGTGCATGCGTTCGAGCGTGCGCGCGCATTGGCACCCCAGGATGCTCGGATTCTGTACGAGTACGATCAGCTATTGAAGCGGACTGGAGCGGGTCTGAAGCAGCGACTCAAGATGCTTCAGCAGAATGCGGCTCTCGTAAAGAAGCGTGACGATCTGTCCGTAGAATTGGCATCTTTGCTGAACAGTGTGGGTGAGCCTGGAATTGCTCTGGGTATACTGCTGGACCGGCACTTCCAGCCTTGGGAGGGAGGCGAAGGACAGGTTCTGACGCAGTATGTGAGAGCGCATCTGCTGATAGCCCAACGAGCTTTGCAACAGGGAGACTTCAGGGGTGCACTGGAGCAGCTAAAGCAGGCAGAGGCACCCCCCACAACGCTAAGTGAGGCGAAGCATCTGCTGATGAACATGAGCATGGTGGATTACTTTGCGGGTGTTGCCGAAGCAGGCGTGGGAAATACGCACGCTGCCGCAGAACGGTGGGAGCGCGCAGCGAAGTCTCAGGGTGATTTCCAACACATGCAGGTGCAAGATGTCTCCGAGAACACCTTTTGGAGTGCCATGGCATTGACACGGTTGGCACGCGAGGACGAAGCAAAAATGCTTTTTGCAAAGATTGCAGAGCATGGGCGGCAGTTGATATTGGAAGAGCCGAAGATCGACTATTTTGCCACTTCGCTGCCCGCAATGTTGCTGTTCGAAGAAGACCTTAGGCGGGGGCAGAAGTTGCGAGCACAGTTTTTGCAGGCGCAAGCGTTGATTGGATCGAACGGAGCCATGCGTGAAGAAGGCTTGAAGGTTCTGGAAGAGATTCTCTACGAAGACAACAGCAATACGGGAGCAATTGATCTGTTTAAGCTTTTTGGAAGGTAA
- a CDS encoding sugar porter family MFS transporter, whose amino-acid sequence MQATSLQFAHTDSGIPARRGYVWWIAAVAALGGLLFGYDWVVIGGARQFYEVYFHLTSDALVGWANSCALLGCLVGSLAAGTLAERWGRRPLLLAAAILFGVSSAFTGWSHIFSTFIFWRIAGGIAIGVSSNVSPLYIAEISPAAIRGKLVALNQFAIVVGILIAQIANWLIARPIPAGDTGAQIMQSWNVQYGWRWMFFAIVLPALIFTVTSFFLPESPRWLLARGRDVEAQRILQRVGGENYASIEIATIETSLHEDSAVRASWTELLRPGLRRVVLLGMGLAVLQQWTGINILFNYAAEVYRSAGYGSNDIFLNIVITGSINLLFTVLAMFLVETIGRRKLMLAGCIGIAASHLLCALAYRRAWPGPVVLTLTLSAIACYAVTLAPVTWVLIAEIFPNRVRSHGVSAAVSTLWLASFALTYTFPLLNHAFGTGGVFVTYGVICVIGFVMVYFGVAETKGRTLEQIELSVAERRTG is encoded by the coding sequence ATGCAGGCAACATCACTCCAATTCGCGCATACGGACTCAGGCATACCTGCACGGAGAGGGTATGTATGGTGGATTGCGGCCGTCGCTGCGCTGGGTGGTCTTTTATTCGGCTATGACTGGGTCGTTATCGGAGGAGCGCGGCAGTTCTACGAGGTGTATTTTCACCTTACGTCGGATGCACTGGTGGGCTGGGCGAACAGTTGTGCACTGCTCGGCTGTCTGGTTGGGTCACTCGCTGCCGGCACTTTGGCAGAGCGATGGGGCCGCCGCCCGCTCCTGCTGGCTGCCGCCATTTTGTTCGGTGTATCCTCTGCGTTCACCGGTTGGTCACACATCTTTTCCACCTTTATTTTCTGGCGGATCGCGGGCGGAATAGCCATCGGAGTGAGCTCCAACGTTTCGCCGCTCTATATCGCGGAGATCAGCCCAGCCGCGATCCGCGGGAAGCTGGTTGCGTTGAATCAATTTGCAATCGTCGTCGGAATTTTGATTGCACAGATTGCGAACTGGCTCATCGCTCGCCCGATCCCAGCGGGAGATACCGGGGCGCAGATAATGCAGTCGTGGAATGTACAGTATGGTTGGCGCTGGATGTTCTTCGCAATAGTGTTGCCCGCTTTGATCTTTACGGTTACGTCTTTCTTCCTTCCCGAGAGCCCGCGCTGGCTGCTTGCTCGCGGAAGGGACGTGGAGGCGCAACGCATCTTGCAGAGGGTCGGCGGTGAGAACTATGCATCAATAGAGATCGCGACCATAGAAACATCGTTGCACGAAGACTCCGCGGTAAGGGCATCCTGGACTGAGCTATTGCGTCCGGGTCTGCGTAGAGTGGTACTCCTGGGTATGGGACTGGCGGTGCTGCAACAGTGGACCGGCATCAATATTCTGTTCAATTATGCGGCGGAGGTCTACCGCAGCGCCGGTTACGGTTCAAACGATATCTTCCTGAATATCGTAATTACGGGTTCGATCAACCTGCTATTTACTGTGCTCGCAATGTTCCTTGTGGAAACAATAGGAAGGCGAAAGCTGATGCTGGCGGGTTGCATCGGAATTGCAGCTTCCCACTTGCTGTGCGCTCTTGCATACCGTCGCGCGTGGCCGGGACCCGTGGTATTGACGCTTACGCTTAGTGCGATCGCTTGTTATGCCGTGACGCTGGCGCCGGTCACGTGGGTTCTAATTGCCGAGATATTTCCCAATCGTGTCCGTTCGCATGGAGTCTCTGCTGCCGTGAGCACATTATGGCTGGCGTCATTCGCTCTCACGTACACGTTCCCGCTCCTGAACCACGCTTTCGGTACGGGAGGGGTGTTTGTAACCTATGGCGTCATCTGTGTGATTGGATTCGTGATGGTGTATTTCGGTGTAGCGGAGACTAAGGGCCGTACGCTGGAGCAGATCGAGTTGTCCGTTGCAGAGCGCCGCACGGGCTGA